CTATCTTCATTGCAGCCCCGTGCTCCAATGCATTAAGTGTGATCCACCATCCTATGAAATCCATCCTCCTCCTCGCCCTTGCGGCGACCGCCGCCACCGCCGCCGAAAAGCAACTTTTCAACGGCAAGGACCTCACCGGCTGGGCAGGCAATCCCGCCCTCTGGTCCGTGAAAGACGGCGCCATCGTCGGAAAGACCACCGCCGAGAACCCGGCCAAGGGAAACACCTTCCTCATCTGGAAGGACGGCGAGGTGGCGGACTTCACCCTCACCGCGCAATACCGGATGACGCCGGGCGACGACAAGAAATACACCAACAGCGGCATCCAGTACCGCAGCAAGGTGGTGGATGAGGCGAACTTCGTCGCAGCGGGCTATCAGGCGGACTTCGAATACGGCGACAAATACAGCGGCATCCTCTATGAGGAAAAGGGCCGCGGCATCCTGGCCCAGCGCGGGCAAAAGGTCACCCTCACCCAGAGCGCGGACCCGAAGAAGCCGACCATCACCGTGACCGGGGAGACCGGCAACAGCGATGAGATCCAGGCGGCGATCAACAAGGACGGCTGGAACGAATACAAGATCATCGCCAAGGGCGGCCACCTCCAGCACTACATCAACGGAAAACTCACCGTGGATGTGACGGACGAAACCGCCGAAGGCGCGAAGAGCGGCATCATCGCCCTCCAGCTCCACGCCGGCCCGCCGATGCAGGTCGAGTTCAAGGACATCATCCTGGACGCGGAGTGATACCCCTCCCCATCGCTTGAACTTTCCGGCCGCCCTTGGATCAAGGGCGGCCTTTTTCGTAGTAGGCCCGGATGACCTCCTCCGGCAGCGCCTCATTCAGCAGCGCGAATTCATCCACCCGCCCCACCAGGTTCAACCGTCCCTGCATGGGATCGTTGGACTCAACCACGGAGTTCCCGATCTGCGCGGCGCCGATGATGATGGGGATGGGATGGAGCAAGGGATGGCTGGTCACCTTTTCCCCATCCATGAAATGCTCCAGCACGGCGCGGCGGGAATCATAGACGGTCGCCACATGGATCCACTCACCCAGACGACCGTCGAGCAACGGAGGGGACACGGCGACGTCCCACGCGGTTTTCTCCGTCGTGTCCGGCCTCAGAAAGTCGTTGATGGCCGTGTTGAAACCGAACCTCAGGCGTCCCAGCGAGTCGAACTGCCAGTGGGGGGTTCCCACCACCACACGGTCCGCCCGCAGCAGGACGTTGAAGCCGTTCGGCAACCGGTCCACCCTCACCCATGCCATGAGGGTCAGTGATTGGTACTCCCCCGGAGCGACAAAACGCACCCGGTCCGTGGAGCGCGAGAAATTGCAGGCCCCCTTCCCCACCCATCGCCCACCCACCCATTCCGCCCCGACGATGGTCCCTTCCGTCCCGGCGGCGGCATGGGCGGCGGTGTTCGCCACGACCGTGCTCCTGCCGGAGTCCGGTTTCAGAAATGGAAAATGGATGACGACATCCTGACGGGCGGAGAACTCCCGCGCAGCCACCTCCCACTCCCGGAGCCTGCGCGCCTGCTCATGATCGGCTTCACCGGCCAGTTCACGCGTTCCTTGGAAAAGCGCCGGTTCCGCCGGGAAGAAACTCCAGTCACGCCCGCTCAGGCTGACGGCGCTGCCACCGCGGATTTCCTTGAACTCGGAGGGGGCGTCACTCTTCGCCACATCCACCTTCCCATCGAGCACGTGGAGGGTGGGAGCATGGCCGGCGGCACCGGTCATCCCGAATTCGGTCCCCCGGTCCACGGCGATCAACTCTCCGGACTCGACGGTGAATCCTTCCGCCGCAGGGGGGGCGAACACGTGGATGTTGCCGCTGTGCAGCCTCGCGTGCATCTCCGTGACCAGCTCCACCTCGGACGGGGCCCGGATGGTCATCTGCGCTCCGCTGAGGAAATCGATCCGCACATTCCCCTTCACCAGCCTGAGCAGGCCGGGGGACAACGGTGCCCCCGGGGCCGGGGTGCCACCCACCCACCCGGCATCCGCCGACAGGGCCAGCACCGCGACAGGGGCGGATGTGGGTTTGGATGGGGTCGCGGCTCGGGGCGGGGAGGGTTGGCCGGTCCCGGCGGTGACCGCGGGTCCGGGCCTGCTTCCCAGCCAGAGGACGGCGGCGACCGAGGCCGCTGCGGCGGCAATACCCGCACTCCAGTTCCTGATCCGCCTTCTCCTCCCGGAGATGGCGCGGTTGACCGTCGCATCCACCATGCCGGTGGCGACGTTCCCGAGCGCCCACTCGCGCGCGGCGGCGTGAAGGTGGACACGCTCCCAGAAATCCCGCCGGGCCTGTTCCGAAGACATCAGGACCAGTTCCAGTTCCTCCCGCTCGGCAGGTTCCAATGTCTGGTCGATGTAGGCATCGACCAGTTGTTTGAGGCGTGCTTCGTCAAACATGATCAGGCGGATTCGGTGTCAGGGAGATGGCCCTCCGCGGCAAGCTTCAGATGGACGCAATCCCGCAGCAGGTTGCGGGCCCGGGAGAGCGCGACTTTCACCGCCCCCACCGACCAGTTCATTTGTTTGGAAATCGCCGCCGGAAGCAGCGCCTGCTCGTAGCGCAGTCCCATGATTTTCCGCGCCTGGGGGGCGAGCCGGCCGAGACATTCCTCGAAATATCTCACCTTGTGCTCGAAATCATCCGCCACGGGTTCCACGGCGTGGAGCGTCTCCAGCACCGAGTCCGACAGCGTCTCAAAGGGCAGGATGGATTTCCTCCGCATCTCCATCGCCTTGAACCGGGCGATGGAACAGATCCACGCGGTGAAGTTGCTCCCCGGAACGAAGTCCCCCGCCTTGCGCAGCATGGTGAGGAAAGTCTCCTGCACCACGTCATCCACCTTGTCGAAATCCGGCAGGATGGCGAGCGCCGCCACCCGGACCAACGGCTGGTGTTTCACGAACAGGACCTGCACCAGTTCCAACTGGGCTGCCGGATCCGGCGGGGGTGAGGGGTCTTCATTCATCGGGTGGGCCATAGGCAAATGATCCGGCGGCGGCGTTAGTTAGCAGGCCCATCCCGGAAAACCCGGCATGCGTCCGGACTTTCACTGCTAACTCCTGCGGCGGGACCGACATTAATGGTCATGACTCCTTCCGGCAAAACCCATCTGTTGTCTTCCTTCATCGCTCTGGCGCTCATTCCTGCGGCCCTCACCAGTCCGCTCCAGGGGGCGGTGGTCTACGGCGAGTCCTTCACCAATGCGGATTCGACGGATGACCCGATCAGCACCGCAGGCTGGGTCGCCTACAGGGGAGCAAACGCCACCGCCATGACAGGCTCCGGAGTCGGCACCATCTACATCCCCGGAGGAGCCGGGAATGGCAATCCGCAGGTTCCCGGCTTCCTCGCACTCAACGCGCTGTCCAACGGAAGCTACGCCACCTTCGAAGCCGGCCTGAACATCAACCCGGCGAACGGCGCCCTCAACATCAGTTGGCAGCACCATGCCAGCCTCACCGGCAACGCCGAAACCCGCCTTCTCCTCCGGGTGGGCAGCCAATGGGTGGCGACCACCCAGACCTTCACTCCCGTGGCCACCGGAGGACTGACCGACTTCAACAACATCAACAACGCGGGAGCCTTCACCCGCTCCTTCGCCTACACGACGCTCGCCAGCTCATGGTTTGACGTGAACATCGCCCCTGGTGACGAGCTGTCCATCAGCGGCATCGCCCGCACCACGGACCTTGAGGATTCCCCCATCACCGCCATCGGCTTCTACTACGTCGCGACCGGATCGGTCTCGACCCGTATCGACAATCTGGTGGTGGATCAGGTTCCCGAGCCGCACCTGACAGCCCTGTTGCTTGCGGGCGGACTTGGCGCCCTCACACGCCGCAGGCGCGGGGCGCATTCCTGAGGGCGGTGATGCCGTGGCAGGCCTCCTCATTTCTTGTAGGTGACCCGGTAGAGGCGGCCATTGCTTTCCTCGGAAAACAGCAGGCTTCCATCAGGAAGGAAGATCACCCCCACGGGACGACCCCAGGTCTTCGGTCCTTCCGGATCGGTGAGGAAGCCCTTGATGAAATCCTCATAGTGCCCTGCGGGTTTGCCATCCGCAAAGGGCACGAAGACGATCTTGTATCCCGTCCCCTTGTTGCGGTTCCAACTGCCGCGGAAGGCGACGAACGCACCGTTCCGGTATTTCTCCGGAAACATCTCCCCGCGGGGGAATGCCAGGCCCAGCGCGGCGGAGTGGGACTCGAACAACAGGTCCGGCGTCAGGGTTTTGGCAGCAAGCTCAGGTTGCTCGCTCTTTCCGTCCTTCACCCGGCGCGGATCGAGATTCTCCGGGGCGAGATAGGTATAGGGCCAGCCATAGAAGCCGCCTTCCTTCACCCCGGTCAGGTAGTCCGGCACGAGGCCATCGCCCAGCTTGTCCCGCTCGTTCACGGTGGTGAACAGTTCATTGGTCTGCGGATGGAAAGCCAGCCCGACGGGATTTCTCAGTCCATGGGCGAAGACAGTCCGCTGGGAGCCATCCGGTTTCATCCTCAGCACACTGGCCCGTGGCAGCTCCTCCGGGTCCACATTCGACTCGGAACCCACGGAAACGTAGACCCAGCCGCCATCCGGGCTGGCCACCACATTGCGCGTCCAGTGCTGGTTGTAGCCCTTTCCCGGGAGCTTGGTGATTTCCGTTCCCTCACCTTCCAGCTTCAACTGGCCGCTTTTCCAAGGGTATCTGCGGACGGCGTCCGTGTTCCCCACCAGAAAATGGCCGTCCACGAAGGCCATGCCAAGAGGCATGTTCAGTCGGTTGCCTTTGTCAGCGAAGGTCTCGTTCTTGTCCGGCTTGCCATCGCCATCCGTGTCACGGAGCAAGGAGATCCGGTCGCCCTTTCCGTGGGCCAGCAGCAGATCCCCATCCGGGGTCAGGGCGAGCCAGCGCGCGTCGGACACATTCTCCGCATAAAGCTCCACCGTGAAGCCCTCCGGGGCCTGGAGCACCGCCTTTTCCGGGACGCCCAGCACCTCCGGCCTCTTGGTCACGCTTTCCTTTTCATTCGGCGCAGGCAGCTCGGCGACATTGACCTGGATCGGCTCAGGGGTGAATGCCTCCGTCACCAGTTCTCCTTTCAAGGCGGCTACGGAGAACAGGGACAGGGTGATGCAGGCGGTGCCGGTGAATTTCATGCGGAAAGCTCCAGCTTGCACCGTACCACACCTCCTCCGTGCCTCCCCTGCCCCCTCCCGCCTAGGTTCGGGCCCTTCCACGAAAAGGGTCGCCGGGCCGTGCGCCCATGCAGGATGCATCAGGTGGGAGAGATGTGCATCTTTCCCACCCATTCCCGCAACATGACGCCAACGGAGGGTGAAAGATACCGAACTCCGGAAAATTTCTCTTTCCAAGCAAACGGGTTGTGGAGCGCTGCGGTTCCTCCAGCGGTATTGGCACGCCAACCGCTGCGAGTGAACTGCCCGGAGCCTCTCCGGAATTCATTTTTCCCAACCCGGACGGTTATCCCTGAAAACGCCGTCCCTTACATCTCCCGTGGTTAGCGGATGGTCCGCGGCGGGTCGCAGCGCACTGCAATGTGCGCTGGGCCTGCCGCGGCAACCGTGCGGAGAGTCCTTATGGAGAAACCAGGGTCGCCCTCAGGCGGAGGAAGCGCTTGGGATCACCCGGGACGATGGCCAGGGAGGATTTCACCACCCGCGTCAACGTATCTTCCTGGAGCGTTTCGTTCTGGATCCCATCCGTCACCCACGGAACGGAACCATCCAGCGCGGTGGACCACTCCGCCCGCAAGGTCACATCCGCCGGAACCTTCGACTGCCGGTAGATCACCGAAATCACACCCTCTTCCCTGTTCAGGGTGTAGGCGCCGCCCTGTTCCGCCGAAACGGGATCCCGGTCGAGCGCATATTCCACCAAGTTCGGAACTCCATCAC
The nucleotide sequence above comes from Akkermansiaceae bacterium. Encoded proteins:
- a CDS encoding sorbosone dehydrogenase family protein, which produces MKFTGTACITLSLFSVAALKGELVTEAFTPEPIQVNVAELPAPNEKESVTKRPEVLGVPEKAVLQAPEGFTVELYAENVSDARWLALTPDGDLLLAHGKGDRISLLRDTDGDGKPDKNETFADKGNRLNMPLGMAFVDGHFLVGNTDAVRRYPWKSGQLKLEGEGTEITKLPGKGYNQHWTRNVVASPDGGWVYVSVGSESNVDPEELPRASVLRMKPDGSQRTVFAHGLRNPVGLAFHPQTNELFTTVNERDKLGDGLVPDYLTGVKEGGFYGWPYTYLAPENLDPRRVKDGKSEQPELAAKTLTPDLLFESHSAALGLAFPRGEMFPEKYRNGAFVAFRGSWNRNKGTGYKIVFVPFADGKPAGHYEDFIKGFLTDPEGPKTWGRPVGVIFLPDGSLLFSEESNGRLYRVTYKK
- a CDS encoding LamG domain-containing protein, with product MFDEARLKQLVDAYIDQTLEPAEREELELVLMSSEQARRDFWERVHLHAAAREWALGNVATGMVDATVNRAISGRRRRIRNWSAGIAAAAASVAAVLWLGSRPGPAVTAGTGQPSPPRAATPSKPTSAPVAVLALSADAGWVGGTPAPGAPLSPGLLRLVKGNVRIDFLSGAQMTIRAPSEVELVTEMHARLHSGNIHVFAPPAAEGFTVESGELIAVDRGTEFGMTGAAGHAPTLHVLDGKVDVAKSDAPSEFKEIRGGSAVSLSGRDWSFFPAEPALFQGTRELAGEADHEQARRLREWEVAAREFSARQDVVIHFPFLKPDSGRSTVVANTAAHAAAGTEGTIVGAEWVGGRWVGKGACNFSRSTDRVRFVAPGEYQSLTLMAWVRVDRLPNGFNVLLRADRVVVGTPHWQFDSLGRLRFGFNTAINDFLRPDTTEKTAWDVAVSPPLLDGRLGEWIHVATVYDSRRAVLEHFMDGEKVTSHPLLHPIPIIIGAAQIGNSVVESNDPMQGRLNLVGRVDEFALLNEALPEEVIRAYYEKGRP
- a CDS encoding PEP-CTERM sorting domain-containing protein (PEP-CTERM proteins occur, often in large numbers, in the proteomes of bacteria that also encode an exosortase, a predicted intramembrane cysteine proteinase. The presence of a PEP-CTERM domain at a protein's C-terminus predicts cleavage within the sorting domain, followed by covalent anchoring to some some component of the (usually Gram-negative) cell surface. Many PEP-CTERM proteins exhibit an unusual sequence composition that includes large numbers of potential glycosylation sites. Expression of one such protein has been shown restore the ability of a bacterium to form floc, a type of biofilm.): MSSFIALALIPAALTSPLQGAVVYGESFTNADSTDDPISTAGWVAYRGANATAMTGSGVGTIYIPGGAGNGNPQVPGFLALNALSNGSYATFEAGLNINPANGALNISWQHHASLTGNAETRLLLRVGSQWVATTQTFTPVATGGLTDFNNINNAGAFTRSFAYTTLASSWFDVNIAPGDELSISGIARTTDLEDSPITAIGFYYVATGSVSTRIDNLVVDQVPEPHLTALLLAGGLGALTRRRRGAHS
- a CDS encoding DUF1080 domain-containing protein translates to MKSILLLALAATAATAAEKQLFNGKDLTGWAGNPALWSVKDGAIVGKTTAENPAKGNTFLIWKDGEVADFTLTAQYRMTPGDDKKYTNSGIQYRSKVVDEANFVAAGYQADFEYGDKYSGILYEEKGRGILAQRGQKVTLTQSADPKKPTITVTGETGNSDEIQAAINKDGWNEYKIIAKGGHLQHYINGKLTVDVTDETAEGAKSGIIALQLHAGPPMQVEFKDIILDAE
- a CDS encoding sigma-70 family RNA polymerase sigma factor; protein product: MNEDPSPPPDPAAQLELVQVLFVKHQPLVRVAALAILPDFDKVDDVVQETFLTMLRKAGDFVPGSNFTAWICSIARFKAMEMRRKSILPFETLSDSVLETLHAVEPVADDFEHKVRYFEECLGRLAPQARKIMGLRYEQALLPAAISKQMNWSVGAVKVALSRARNLLRDCVHLKLAAEGHLPDTESA